Part of the Candidatus Glassbacteria bacterium genome is shown below.
CCGAGGAATACGATTACCACACGTTTTCCCGGCCGGGAACAAGCGGCGAGAGTGAAAACCTGACCGCTGTTAAACGCTTTGCCGTACCCGCAACCCGTCTCGAGATGGCTCTGGAAAGTATCGGAGATTACACCAGGGCTATCGAGACCCTGCGCATGGCCGGCCGTTTCTACCATGAACCACGGCGTTATTCCATCCAACTGGCCCTGCTCCAGGCCCGGATCGGGCGCTACGAGGAGGCCGCCGCCACCCTGGACTCCGCCGAAAGCGAGCTGCCTCGTCGCGAACTGATTCAGAGTTTAAGTCATCTGGCCAAGGTCGCATCCGACAACCGTGACTTCGAAAACTCCCTGGATTTCCTGCAGCGCGCCCTGCGGCTGGACTCGACACAGGCCAGTTCTTACAGCAACGTATTTATCCTGCTCAACGCCTTGCACCGCCGCGACCAGGCGATTGAAATGATGGAAACCTACCTGCGGCACTTCCCATCCGATACGGCGGTCGCCACCGAGTTGCAGAAATACCGGGACGGCGGCCAGTTCGACCTCAAGCGTACTTTCGGCTTTCAGAACTGAGCCGGAGGGGCATCCTTCTTGCCTGCCAGATAGTTCCTTGTTAGCTTGCTAACCTGTGCATTATGTAATGCCGGACTCCTGCCGGTACACAAGAAAACTTCAGTTCAGCAGATTTGGAACATGTACAAAAAAGAACACTGGATCGGCGCCGCGATAACATTCCTGTTCGCGTTTATCGGTTACCTGATTACAATGGCTCCCTCGGTCACTTTCTGGGACGCCGGCGAGTTTATCGCCGCCAGCTACACCTTGGGAATCCCCCATCCCCCGGGCACTCCGCTGTTCGTCATTATCGGGCGGGTGCTCTCGGCGATGCCGCTGCCGATGGGGATAGCGGCGAGATTGAATTTCCTCTCAGTGCTCTGCGGCGCGGCCGGAGCTCTGCTGATTTATCTGATCGCCGTGCGGATTATCGGCACCTGGGTCCGCGAGCCCGAGTCGCTGCCGGGCCGCGTGCTGATCCACGGCGGGGCGTTCGCCAGCGCAATTATCCCCTCGTTCATGCGCACCACCTGGAGCAACGCCACGGAGTTCGAGGTCTACGCGGTTTCTACCGCCACGTTCCTGTTCTGCGCCTGGCTGATGGTTTACATGGGCCAGTCGCTGGACAGGCAGCGCATGCAGCGCACCCTGCTGCTGGTGGTCTATATCGTCAGCCTCTCGATCGCCAACCATATGATAGTGCTGCTGGTGACCCCGGGAGTGATTATTTACACCCTGCTGCACGACCGTGAAAACTGGCGCTACTGGCTCTCGATAGTCGGGATGTTCCTGGGTGTCTACCTGCTGGTGATGAAGGGGCTGGACCTGGGGCTGGTGTTCCGTCGGCTCAGCGAGGCCGGCAGGGGCCAGGAAGGCCTGCTGGTTGAGACGATGAACCATATCGGCGCGCTGCTGGATATCCTGTTCGGGATAGGCGATTATATCGGCAGTTCCAAGGCGATGTTCCTGGGCGTGCTGCTGAGCGCCGGATTCGGCTGGTGGAGCTACCGGCAGAAATCGCTGGGCTTTTTCGGCATGGCCCTGGGCCTGTTCCTGCTGGGCTTCAGTCTGCACCTCTACCTGCTGATCCGGGCCAACCTCGACCCCTCGATCAACGAGGGCGATCCCTCGAATCTCGCTTCGTTCTGGGCCGTGATCGGCCGCGAGCAGTACGGCAGCGGCTACGGCATGTTGCCCCGCCAGGTCTGGACCCTGATCCGGGAAAAGGTTTCGATGACCTCGATGACCGATCTGGTGGAAAATATCACTTTCTACTTCAAGTACAACGTCCCGTTCTACACCAAGTATTTCGGCTGGCAGTACGGCGGCAACCTGCTGACAGTGCTGTTTATCCCGGCCGGTATCTACGGCGCGTACCGTCACTGGCGCTCCGAGCACAAAACTTTCTGGTTCTGGCTGGCCGTGTTCCTGATCACCGGTCCCGTGTTGAACACCTATATGAATTTCAAGCTGGGCTACTCCCAGTTCGACCAGTTCCCCCAGGCGATGCACGAGGTCCGCGAGCGCGATTACTTCTTCATCGTCTCGTTCGTCTTTTTCGGGGTCTGGAGCGGTCTGGGGCTGGCCGCGATTGCCGACCGCCTGAGACGGGCTTTCGACGTGGGAGGCGAGCAGGCAAGGCTCGGTCCGCCGGCTTTCGCCGCGATTGCCGCCGTAGTTCTGCTGCCGTGTTTTGTGCCGCTGGCTGTCAATTACAACGAGGCCGACCGCAGCGGGAACCTGATCCCCTCCCAGTACGCGCGCAATATCATGAACTCGCTCGACGAGGGCGGAATCCTGTTCACCAACGGGGACAACGACACTTTTCCGCTCTGGTATATCCAGGAAGTGGAGGGAGTGCGTCCCGACTGCCGCGTGGTTAACCTCAGCCTGCTCAATACGAACTGGTACATCAAGCAGATGAGGGATCACCAACCCGGAGTCCCGATCAGCTACAGCGACGAGCAGATCGACCAGATGCTGCCGATGAGGCTGCCCCGGGATATCCCGTTCAAATTCGGCGAGATCGACCTCAAATTCCCGCAGGGTTCGGTGCTGTATGTCAAGGACATGGTGCTGCTCGATATTATCCGCACCAACAAATGGAAACGGCCGATCTATTTCACCACCACCGTCCCCGGGCACAACCGCGTCGGACTCACGCCGTTTTTGACCATGGAAGGCGGAGTGTACAGGATCAACCCGCGCAAGGCCGTCGAGCTGGCCCAGGGCGACCCCAATTTACAGCCTGTTCCCGGAGTCCCGGAAGTGTTTATCGATGTCCGCAAAACGGACAGCCTGCTCTACAATGTCTACAGCTACAAAACGTTTTTCCGGGAACAGAAAGGCGGCGAGGAAGCCAACGTCCGGCTGGCCTCACATTTCGCTGCGCCGTTCGCCTGGCTGGGCAGCGCGTATCAGAATCAGGGCAAGCTCAAGGAGTCGATCAAGGCCAACCAGTGGGCGCGCAAGTTTTTCGAATCTCCCCACCAGTGGGATTTCGCCCTGGCCAACCTCTACGCCCAGAACGGTCAGTACCGGGAATCCCGGGAGATGCTGGATTCATTTGCCAGCTTCTCCGGCCAGCCGGTTCGTCCGGCCATGTACCAGCAGCTTGCCCAGTTTGCCGTCAACAACAACGACTTGTTCGAGGCCAGCGGCTTCCTGAACGATGCGATTGCGCTGGACCCGGACAATCGAAACTCCTACGTCAATTTGTTCATGCTCTACCATCGCGCCGACAGCCGCGAGGAAGCCATTCAATCCTTGCAGCGTTACCTCGACCGGTTCCCCAACGACAGTATCGTGGCGGCCGAGCTGGAAAAATACCGCGCCGGCGGAGAATTCGACGTCCAGAAAGCACTCAGCGCCCAGCCTTGAGCGCGATCGGCATGTCTGCGCGCTACGCGGGCGACGCACAGATTTGATCCGCCATGACGGCCCCCGGGCAGCGACGCTGCGGGGGCCTTTCTTACCAGGAGGTCTTCCGCTCCGATGCGTTCTGTCTGGTTACACGGCTGGGCCGCCGATTCACGGGTTTTCACCGGTATCATCAACCAGCTGAAACAACCTGTCGCCACCTCGGCCCGGCTGGTCGACCTGCCCTGGACCGGCTCCGGTGACGAACCGGATCGATTACCGGCATACGCGGACGCCGTGCTGGATGCGGTCAGTTCCATACCGGCAGAGGAAACGGTTACGCTGGTGGGCTGGTCGCTGGGTGCGATGGTGGCGTTGGAAGCCGCGTCCGCACTGGCGGCAAGAGTGGCCGGACTTGTGCTGATCTCCGGTTGCGGCCGGTTCGTGCGCCAGACGGCCAACCCGCACGGCCAGGATCCGCGGGTGGTCCGGGCCATGCTCCAGCGCCTGCACCACGATCCAGGGCGGGTTGTGGAACAGTTCCTGGCCGGGATGTTCGCGCCGGGCGAGGAAGAAAAGCGGGACAGGTTTATCGATAATCCGGGAGGGGAGTACCGGGGATTCAACCCGGACCGGCTTGCCCGCGGCCTTCGCTACCTGCTGGAAACCGATGTCGAATCCTTGCTGCCGGCGATACCCTGTCCCGCATTGGTGATCCACGGCGACCGGGACCCGGTGGTCGACCGCAGGCTTGGTGAACGTCTGGCGAGTTCACTGCCCGGCGGCATCCTGCATAAAATCGAGGGCGCCGGGCATGCTCCTTTCCTGGACGACAACGGACAGCTTGCGGAATTGATCGGGGATTTTATCGTATCAGCGGGGAGGTGAGGCCGACGTGAGCACGCGCAAAACCGGCCGGGACAGCCGGGTCAACA
Proteins encoded:
- a CDS encoding DUF2723 domain-containing protein, producing MYKKEHWIGAAITFLFAFIGYLITMAPSVTFWDAGEFIAASYTLGIPHPPGTPLFVIIGRVLSAMPLPMGIAARLNFLSVLCGAAGALLIYLIAVRIIGTWVREPESLPGRVLIHGGAFASAIIPSFMRTTWSNATEFEVYAVSTATFLFCAWLMVYMGQSLDRQRMQRTLLLVVYIVSLSIANHMIVLLVTPGVIIYTLLHDRENWRYWLSIVGMFLGVYLLVMKGLDLGLVFRRLSEAGRGQEGLLVETMNHIGALLDILFGIGDYIGSSKAMFLGVLLSAGFGWWSYRQKSLGFFGMALGLFLLGFSLHLYLLIRANLDPSINEGDPSNLASFWAVIGREQYGSGYGMLPRQVWTLIREKVSMTSMTDLVENITFYFKYNVPFYTKYFGWQYGGNLLTVLFIPAGIYGAYRHWRSEHKTFWFWLAVFLITGPVLNTYMNFKLGYSQFDQFPQAMHEVRERDYFFIVSFVFFGVWSGLGLAAIADRLRRAFDVGGEQARLGPPAFAAIAAVVLLPCFVPLAVNYNEADRSGNLIPSQYARNIMNSLDEGGILFTNGDNDTFPLWYIQEVEGVRPDCRVVNLSLLNTNWYIKQMRDHQPGVPISYSDEQIDQMLPMRLPRDIPFKFGEIDLKFPQGSVLYVKDMVLLDIIRTNKWKRPIYFTTTVPGHNRVGLTPFLTMEGGVYRINPRKAVELAQGDPNLQPVPGVPEVFIDVRKTDSLLYNVYSYKTFFREQKGGEEANVRLASHFAAPFAWLGSAYQNQGKLKESIKANQWARKFFESPHQWDFALANLYAQNGQYRESREMLDSFASFSGQPVRPAMYQQLAQFAVNNNDLFEASGFLNDAIALDPDNRNSYVNLFMLYHRADSREEAIQSLQRYLDRFPNDSIVAAELEKYRAGGEFDVQKALSAQP
- a CDS encoding alpha/beta fold hydrolase gives rise to the protein MRSVWLHGWAADSRVFTGIINQLKQPVATSARLVDLPWTGSGDEPDRLPAYADAVLDAVSSIPAEETVTLVGWSLGAMVALEAASALAARVAGLVLISGCGRFVRQTANPHGQDPRVVRAMLQRLHHDPGRVVEQFLAGMFAPGEEEKRDRFIDNPGGEYRGFNPDRLARGLRYLLETDVESLLPAIPCPALVIHGDRDPVVDRRLGERLASSLPGGILHKIEGAGHAPFLDDNGQLAELIGDFIVSAGR